Genomic segment of Carassius carassius chromosome 19, fCarCar2.1, whole genome shotgun sequence:
TTTTGTGAGGCTTTGGCCCAAACGCAGCGGTGTATGTCGGAGGCTTCTTGTGTGCTGGTGGAGGGCCAAAGAAACAGATGCAAGAACGGGAAAAAGATGAATGTCAGTTGTGTTTGGCTCATGATTCATACTATCCTCAGAAATAGATGCAGGGACAATCTAAACTGAACCAAACCATATATGATAATAAAATGCTTTTGCAAAAAGCTTCTTCTCATTCCTTTAATAGCGCATGTAGGCCTATATCAAATGCTGGTCGGTGCTTTAGAGGAAAAGAGAACAATATCACACACTGTGAATCTCGCTCATTCTGTCTGTCAGTATTCCATCTGGAGTTATTTACAGTTACAGACAGATTCAGATTTTTGTGGTGTGTATTAAAAATACCTTGTAACTGAGCCCTTGCACTATTCATAGTTTCAGATAGGTGTTGACAGCTTGACAGCATAGTTTTACCACTTTAAATAGTGATCACAATTCAAGATCAGTGAGCACAGTTCATTTCATTTCCAAAAATGTGGCTGATGTAGTGAACAGTAAAACTGGTTTGTGCCTGAACATACCTGACAAAGACCACAGTGTCTTCATTCATTCGACACAAATGGAAATAAGTTTTTGCATTTTCTGCACTTATGTTGAAGAATCTTATGAATGGCAAGCATTCCAGGCTGAAGACTTTTTGAAGTGATCTGCAGGTGCAGATTCATATCTGTTGTTTATAGTATATAATATGAACATAATAAGCATCTAATTTAAACCCTATGTGATGATTGTTCTGTTTTAACGCCAATGTTAAAGAAGTGCATTGGTCAAGACACACAGTAGCTGAACATATTAGTTCTCATCAAATTGGATTTACAGTAAATGCACATCTTACATCACGTTTGTTCTCCGAGCATGTCAAGCCCAgtttaatttcttaataaaagTAAGCCTGCTTTCCCATTAGTTCATTAAAAGCCTGCAGTGTGCAGTGGTACCTGCTGGATGCAGTTGTGTGACTGAattgtgtttgttgtgttttacAGGTCGACCTTGCCTCAGCCCAGCAGAGTCCTAATGAGGTGAGCCTATAAACTTCAAAAGATGAGTCGGTGTTCCTCATGCTTGTGCATGTTGGCTCAGACTCAGAAACAGCATCAGTTTGCAGTTTCTTGCGGTTTGCAGTTCTTTCCCTCATTTTACACAACACAATTTACATTTAGGAATATTTTGAAAGAAACGAAATGCAATTTAAGTAAACACACACTTGACACATCCAACCAAGATTTTGTGAAGTGCAAAGATGCTTTATGCAGGTTGGGGTGTGATGGACTAATCATCCTTCTTAGCACTGTAGACATTTCATGTGCCCATATAAAGGCATTTCCTCTTATAAGCACAAACAAAGAGATTCCAAACATGTATCTCTCCAGTAAGTAGTGTTTACTGGACAGACAGAATGTGCTTCCTGCATTAATGGTACCAATGTCCCATTGTTAAACATAGGCTCTGCATTGgtgttttcacatattttgtataaaaataagGATAAACATGCCAGAATACCACAGCTGCTGTAAAACATTTCCTTAACCATGATGGTTTAGTCACTTCAAGCGCAAAGTCAAGTCAAAGTCCCTGGAACTGTTCTTTGTCAGTAACTTAGTTTGGATATTTAACCATGTCTCAGGTCTACTGGTTCTattattacaaatgacttgcttaaACATCTATATATGGTCCATATGGATGCAGTTCTCATTGTGCTTTCCTCATGTAGTAGAGTGTAATTGTAGGGTTTGGAAAAGACATTTGGCTGCGGTTTAGACATCTATTTGTCTTGATTAATATCAGAATCTTTAAGAGAAATCAGAGGAGAGATAAAGTGTGCTGACTTTAGTTCGTACATGCATTTAAAGGATTATTTCCTGTATGCACAGAGTGCATTTTTTTATAGGTATAATACTATATAAAATTTCTATTCATGGTCTTCTAGGCTTCATGAAGTGTTTTTTTCTCTGATAGCTTGCTTTGCCAGGCCATGAGAACCGTGCTGTTTTTATCATTATCCTGGGAAAACTTATTTCCGAGGAAACGTAAACctgaaaaaagtgtttaaatatatGCTATGTCATGGCTTTTTAATGTTGCTTAAATGCAATCTAGTTTGAGAGCTTGTATGTGCTGGCCTACTTTGTTTGCGGTCTACCAAAATTCTTAAGAAGGTCAGAGCACCGAACAACATCCAGAACTCTGCACTTAAAAGCCGTAATTATTATGTTTGTTTGCTATTCGGTGgtgtttaattcatattttataaatatagcatttacttgGGCCTTAATCTACTACCACTTATATAAATCTCTTTgtggtataatatatataaaatgatgacATATTCTACCTCAAATCAGACTAGATTTCACACAGATTTTTGAAGGGAGTGTATTGAAGTATTGAGTGTGTTCTAGATTTGCTGGACTTCCTGGCTTGTGATCTCCATTTAACGACACCTTGCACATTAGCAGAAATGTCATTCTTTCTGAGTTTTTCTAAAGACCCTTGAGGCATTGAGAACATTTCAGTCATACCTAAGCAGGTGAGACTGCACAAAGGAaacagtgaagtgaagtgacattcggccaagtatggtaacccatactcagaatttgtgctctgcatttaacccatccgaagtgcacacacacagagcagtgaacacacacacacacactgtgagcacacacccggagcagtgggcagccatttatgctgcagcgcccggggagcagtttggggttcggtgccttgctcaaggacacctaagtcgtggtattgagggtggagagagaactgtacatgcactccccccacccacaattcctgccggcccgagactcgaactcacaacccttcgattgggagtccggttctctaaccaccaggccacgacttcccacagcaTTACACATTTATAGCCTGGTAGTGTTATTACAGTTGAGACAGTTGAGACTTGGCCTACTGAGCCTGATCTGCATCTGGAAACCATTCGCCCTCTTCTGAAATCTTCGATCACTTGGATTTCGAATGGTTTTCAACCATTCATGAAAATTTAACAATGAACGATATCTAGCCCAACCAGCCTGATGTAACATACTGACTTTGAGAAAGAGAACTGTGTGTCCAGTCAGAGGAAGTTCTTGGACCCTGGTTGTGACTTTTGCACATTTCAGCTTTAAGGACTTGAATTTTATATGTTTTTCATTTTCCTAAATGGTCATAATGCAATGTTGTAGTGTAACCAATATCCTGAAGTATGTtgcttgtgtgaaaaaaaaaaagaggactcAAAGTGTAACTTGACACCTATTTTCTAACTAGCTTGTCTGGTTTCTGTTTATGCTGCATCATGTTGCAGATGCAGACCTTGCCACTGTGAAATGTCATTGGTCCAAAATCCCACTTCGTAACATGAAATATCTACAATGAACATTCTGtacatatatttgttttcttattgGAGATGACCATAATCATAAAAATCTGCACTGTGTTTGGTTGTTCTTTCTCAGGAAATGCACAGTGAAACCTTAATAGCTGATACACTCAAAAGTATTAAGGAGAGGAAGGAAAAATGTCGACTAAAAAAGGACACACGCATGCCGTCAGCTCATCTTCCCATCAAGACGCCCACTAATTTTTCAGCCAGTAAGCATATGCTGTTTATTTCAAAATCACATGGCATGAATGtcagaaatgtttttattaaaaaaaaaaaaaaaactaaagtgatCTTGAAGTAAAAATCTATCCATATTTATATCAAACAGGTTTATTCTGATTGTGTCACTTTTGCCTTTGCAGAAAATCGAAATTGTATAACCACGATCACCTGGGATGATAATCAAGGGATGAATTTTAAGATGAGATACCATGACGGAAGAATTCAAGTGGAAGAAGCTGGCTATTACTATGTATATGCCAAGACCTGCTTTCGATACGCTGAAGATCACGACTCGAGCAAAGAGGATGTCAGCAATGTACAGTTGTTTCAATACATTTTTCATGAGAAATTTACGCAGTCTGCAGGTACAGCTATTCTCCTTACAAAAAGCGGCGGCACTGTGCAGTGGAACATCGCGAAGTACAACATGTACTGTGTGGAGCAGGGCAGAGGTATCCAACTGAATAATGGTGATGGTATTTATGTCAATGTATCCAATGCATGGCTACTGGATCCAGCAGCTGACGGGACGTATTTTGGAACTTTTAAGATAAGCAATTGATTTGCATCATTTTTGCTACTGAACATGTTAATGCACATTTTGCAAccttacaaacttttttttaaagtgaccaTGAACCACTGAGCACTTGTTTTTGATCACTGACTTTAGAATTTTTGTTCAATATAGATGACTTTTAAGAGCACATTACAACTTTGAACACTTCTCAATTGTGCCATTGAAGCTCTTAAGGACCACCACTAGAAAACCAAGAATGGACTCAGGCCTCTGTCCGTGTTTTTATAGTTAAGTACCAATACTGGCAATGAGGGGCGCCATAAAGGGGTGAAggttaggacaattccaagggccctGACCAGAGAGGGGGCCTGACGCAATCCCTGGGACGCGATCACAATTTCAACAGGAGCCAAGACAAAAACTGTCCAAGGGGCCCAGAAAAGTGCCCCTACTGGTCATGGGTATCAGTCCAATACTGGTACCCATACTCTTAAAATGCTCCAAAAGTCATAAACTGTGCAACAAATCGCAGCGGTGGAGACATGCTGGACAGTCCTAGTAAAGTATGCCAAATCTCAGTAGTCTGCTGTGACCTTCACAACAGAGTAAAAACATACAAACTAAGTGCTCAAATTTAGTTCGAATCATACTCAGTATGAACTTCTGGTTCATTGAagtgttgtataaaagcaataacaCATTTGCAGCCTTAGCCATAGTGATGTAATGTTAGCTGTAAGTACCAAAAAGTAACTGCTTTAGTAATAAACAATGACATGCCAGTGCATCACTAgtttattaatttcataattacatttattgattGGATTAAGATATAAAACAGTCTAAATGAAATGTTTCATTCTAGCAAGCATGGCTACGTTGAACTTAAAAATTATCATGCAGAATCTCTAAGAGACAACTGAATTGTGCCAAACTGGTGAATAGACACTTTCTACAATTTCACCCATTTTACTAATGAATTTCACTGTTGGACATTTAGAGCTgccctttgttttttttaatggtgttaAAATTTGATTTCTTGAACAAAACGTATACAAACATTCAGCAAAAATCAAGGCAGCTGGACTGTCTTTGACTCAGTGTGAAAATCGATGTGCAGAACCAAACTGAGTTTGGTTCGCtctaatttaatttctttttcttctttttttaatgcattaagtgtatttatttattttttgtgatgatAGAATGTTTGTCAAATGTTCTGTCTGTTGTACAGTTTTGTAgtctatataattgtataattgcctTTATTCGATACTTCAAGAGGTTTCGGATAAAGGGCATTGACTTTAGGTCAGTTATACATGCGTTTTTGTCCCAGGCACAGTGCTCCTGTTTAAAGCAGAGATGGATTAGTTTCTCACTAAGAAACTTTGTATTTAAGTAAAATtcatttgacaaattctgtgtgCAAATGTTTGTGGACAGCAGAATATATTGTTACCAACCCGAACCCCAACCCCATTTTTTTTGTTCATATGTTAGCAAAAGTtttgtttaattatgtttatttatactATTCTACCTAATaaagataattttctaaataaaacatCATTTTGTTAATGAAAAATACTTTTGATAATGTGATGTGCTAAACGCTTTTCATATTTATCGTGTTTTTCACATCCTAGGTATTCATAGTTTACATATGCGTTAAGGCTATTTTAATATTGCTTCTACAAAGAAAAAGTCCAGGCGGTTCCCAGCATTAACTGGCTCCTCTCTGGATGTGACAGCTAAAGTAAATGTTTGGTCTTTCCTTTCTTTGTGGTATTGTCAAGAAAATGGGTGAATTACGCTAGCTGTGAGGTGGGAACACGGTCATCCTTAAAATAATATCCACCCTTTAGAGACGGTTGTTTTATCCTCTAATTCACTGCAGATATTTGGAGCAAAATTTAGCTTGGACCTCTTCTATGCTGAGAGAATAGAAGTaggagaacaaaaacaaaacagcatcccATTGTGTATTTCTCAAGTTTAACTCAAGTTAACAGATTGATTTGAGAGGAACTCGCAGTGCTAGTGCTCATCACTCAACAAAGCCAGCTGAATTGAAAGCACTCTGGTCTGTGAAATCCAAGGGTGATGTGGCCACATATGAAGCTTGACCTCAATATTGCAATTTTTAAGGGGAGAAAAAAATGCAACCAATATAATGATACTTTTGTCTTTGAAACATCATACTGAATCATTTAACGGCAAAAAGGTTAAACAGAATTGTTTTCATCATTTAATCAGGATTTTAAAAATCAGCTTGTGTAGGCagttaacaaattaaaatgaatgatgaaaagaggacaataacaacaaattttatttttcaaatttcaaactTAAATTAGCATTTAATCTTTGttttagttcagttcagttttttaaaaacatttaaacttttctacaaaactaataataataataataatgacgtcTTTCTAAAATGTCAAGTGGTGTAACTAGAAAATAAAAAACTACCCTTTGAAcgcacaaatgtaaaaaataaaataaatataaattataatacaaattattaataaaagtcaTTGTATTAATGTTGACtttgcacattttttaaatatattatagtattcaataatgctaattattattatttaaaaaatgtcaagtggtgtaaccataaaatacaaataatcttaacacacacaaatgtacacaGCTATTACTTGTTATCTTGTTATTTTTAAGTCatgatattttccattttatttatggcaacagaaaaacaaatatgtCAAAATGCTTGTACCCACATTTTTTCAAGAATTTGCTTTTTAAAGTTAAACTCTTGGCTCCTACTTTTACTACAGCTGCTGTTTCATTTTGAATGCTAGCACAGCAAACTTTGTGCTGCCTctcaaagtttcattttttgaagcaattacatttctcaatacttgGCGCACATGGGGTCCCATAAAAATATCAGGATGTTTGCCAACTGTACTGTGTGCACAAACTGGCTTTATGCCCCCTATATGTAGGccgagttttttttgttgttgttgttgtttttctttccttctttttagACTTTATTGTTTTCatgtgtaaaaataaaggttttgggTTTCTGGTTTCCAAAGCCAAAAACATAGCGCTACAGCTGAACTGATTGTTTCAATTTTTCATTTGGAGACAGTTGAATAGTCCTCACATGATCTACCCATGCAGCCATATGTTTGAATGACGGTCCATTTACAGCTCAGTCTTTATGGCACATACTTCACCATAACGCATTTCTGTGGTCATCAGATGTTAGCAACCCAGTGTGAAATGCTAATGGGCTTGATGTGGAATGAAATCTTTTGTGACTGAATTGTGCTTTTGTAAGCATATATCACAGGCATTGATACATTATTAGATTAGCTAACTCCGAGAGCCTCTTTTAATGGGTTTCTGTGGTGAGAAGGAAATGGCTTCAAGGTTAGATTTATGGAGCAGCTGGGAGCTTTGTTATGCACATTAAAGTTGCTTAGCAATTTGCACGCTCACGCATTCTTCCTTTGCTGACTAAGCTTTGCCAGTTGTTTTTACTGGGCAGCACAGCTCTCTGACAACACTGACTGAATGTCTTTAACATCCTACCAATACACTATATGATATCTGGTAGCGGGTTATTGATATCATATTaccaaaacaaaaatactaaactTACAACCTACCATACAAATATGCAATATATAAGCGAATTAAGGATACTGGTGAAATATGCGGTGATACAAACAAAGGCCCCCTGTTGATGTCCGCTTGTGTTTCCACAGGCTTCAGGACCTTGGACAGCACAATTCCAATCAATGTCCACATTTATCAGACAAGACTGACAGTGGACACTAATGATCACATGACCATAACCATGCTTTCAGGGTGAACCGCCAAGTATAGCACCTTTGACCAAAGCAGAACATACTGTACAACTAGAACATACAACGAAATGGAAGCAGCAGCAAGGCTTTTCTTCTGTAACAGACTCGTAAAAAAAATGCGTGCCTTGGTTGTTGATTGTATTTTGAGATGTGCAATTAAAAGTGAGCTTGAAGGAGCAGGGTTTAAGTCAACAGAGGCAAAGACGTCATCTCGATATTACACAAAAAAAGACTGACCTCTGTTATCagatgaaaaaaacataatttgagtACCAAACAGGAAGGGTTGCGGTTGAGAAAAGGGAATACCCTGCTGACTCATAGTTAGTGATCTTAACCCTTTCGTGATGAGATTACGTGTCTTTAAAACATCTTCTGGATTTATAATTAACTTAATTCTGTTTCTGTGTCATAGATGCCATCAGTTtacgtacattttttttttacatttattttctttcagtCTAATCATGGAAATCTGGAAAGTGCTTGTTTTAAGAAGTACTTCATGTGATAGTTTTGGGAGGCTGAAGTCAGCATTTTTGATTTAGTGTGAAAACTTGTTGACACTTGAGACACAGAAAGAGCAATCCATAGCAGTCACATTCATCCTAATGATAACTGTTTGGCTACAACATTTCTGGATGTACTGTATGTGATCttaaatttcttttatttttttatttataataaaaatgtatttattatatatatatatatatatatatgtaaaatcttAGTTATAATTGAAGTTAATGTGGctaattaaacaacaacaacaacaacaacaacaacaacaaaaaaacataaaaaatgttatgCTGTCTCAATAGTTCAGCTACTGGCCATAACAAAATaagtgttaactttttttattgtgaaaaatGCTGCTTGGTAACCTTTTTTGATAATATTTTCTGTGTAAATTTATATCCAATTTTAGAACATTCTAGCTGTGACTTCCTAAACCATAAACCCAAAAATGGATGTaaaaattttagtttaaaatctCAACAGATAAATTACACACAGTAAACAGAAACATTAATGCAGGTATTTATAAAATCAGAAGCTCCAAATTTTTGCTTTTAATTCCTCCCagaattaaaataactgtataaaaataaacaagcatgGGCACTACAAAGAAATGGTTTATgatttaaggcgagacactgcaggtgaatagggcaaaaaaaataacaaatagttatcaccttacttacccagttgattgattacattgattattgcaaacattttttgtattacaagttttcaaaaatgttatgtttaaatatgcaaatgaggcattatttaatgaaatatgtgcaaaTTTGCAtgaatgtctagtacaaaaatctgaacactagatgaagtcagtttcaaattttttgtttaatttttttgacatattagag
This window contains:
- the LOC132094938 gene encoding tumor necrosis factor ligand superfamily member 11-like, producing MAANDYRAYLRNHIDMEEAPGRAAHTGSTHRALIFGTLAVMGLLQVASSVAILLHLTGYLREVDLASAQQSPNEEMHSETLIADTLKSIKERKEKCRLKKDTRMPSAHLPIKTPTNFSAKNRNCITTITWDDNQGMNFKMRYHDGRIQVEEAGYYYVYAKTCFRYAEDHDSSKEDVSNVQLFQYIFHEKFTQSAGTAILLTKSGGTVQWNIAKYNMYCVEQGRGIQLNNGDGIYVNVSNAWLLDPAADGTYFGTFKISN